In Salvia miltiorrhiza cultivar Shanhuang (shh) chromosome 4, IMPLAD_Smil_shh, whole genome shotgun sequence, the DNA window CTAGTGCAAGGAAAACAGAGGGAGACAAGAATTAAGATATGAAACTGACGTTGATGAGCTGAGCAAAAGGGACCTCCTCGCCGGAGCCAAGGAGGATGTCGCAGTAGCCAAGCCCCGAGCGCACGAAATTGAGCTCACAGTCGGGCTCGGAGACGGTGGCGAAGTACTCGATTCGGGTGGCGTCGGCCTCCAGAGGAGCCGCGGCAGCCACCACCGACGCGGCTAAAATCCCGGCGGCCACGCCCATGATTTGCTTCTTGAAGCCACCGTGGTTGACGGTGGAGCATGAAGCGGTGGCCCTGAATGTGTGGGGACTGCGAGATTTTGGTGGCAGAAGGGTTAGGTGAGAGGCTGCCGCCATTTCTGATTCTTACCCTTAGTTTTGTGCTATCTCAAGTTTGTGGAAGTTATGGGATAAGGCTTTGTTTTTTCTTATTCCATACCTCTTTTCCCCTTATTTTGCAACTTATATATTTCATTACGCTTTTAAATcttttttataacttttttcaaaacaaaaattaaattttgccCAACCGCCCATCGGGCTTTACCGCTTTCCGTAGACTATGCAGGTCGCGATGTTGTTAAAATGAGTTGAACAAGATGTCTTAATTGTTACGTCATGTTCCATTACGTACTAAAAACATTACTCATTTCGTTCCAATTTTTAGTATCTATttcaaaata includes these proteins:
- the LOC131021796 gene encoding photosynthetic NDH subunit of lumenal location 4, chloroplastic produces the protein MAAASHLTLLPPKSRSPHTFRATASCSTVNHGGFKKQIMGVAAGILAASVVAAAAPLEADATRIEYFATVSEPDCELNFVRSGLGYCDILLGSGEEVPFAQLINVHYTARFDDGIVFDSTYKRARPLTMRLGVGKVIKGLDQGILGGGGVPAMHVGGKRKLHIPPQLAYGPEPAGCFSGDCNIPANATLIYDVNFVNVYSGNRKE